Proteins co-encoded in one Bremerella sp. TYQ1 genomic window:
- a CDS encoding ATP-grasp domain-containing protein, which produces MVKRIGILGASCRAAAQSCAKAGLEVEVVDLFTDFDTRQVADVRVLKNLPWTAPKWLSESSVDAWCYAGGPENYRGVVRKMSKIRPLLGNSADTLWKVRNPFWLADLAERHQFAFPETHRVHDPNYDPVNPRRSEKWLLKPFKSGGGLRIETLRSLPELPRRFYLQRKLSGRPMSAAILSTKAGWQILGRCRLDVGRTYGVPGPFVFAGATLVSHVGTSEIRKMVDAIHHEANMIGLWGIDYIESDQATLLEVNPRWTASMALFDRQRDDPLMRYHVAACVGETVERLPRGRSGSSGSRIVYANRRLTFTTALLEKVLAVYSDQVADIPMPDTVIEKGHPICTLYVDGIDAADVESTILNEASRLRCLLYEDS; this is translated from the coding sequence ATGGTTAAGCGAATCGGAATCTTAGGAGCAAGCTGCCGAGCGGCTGCTCAGTCTTGTGCCAAAGCAGGCTTAGAAGTCGAAGTGGTCGACTTGTTCACCGACTTTGATACGCGGCAAGTTGCCGATGTGCGTGTCCTGAAAAATCTTCCGTGGACTGCACCAAAGTGGCTGAGCGAATCCAGCGTCGATGCGTGGTGTTACGCAGGCGGTCCGGAGAACTACCGTGGCGTTGTCCGGAAGATGTCGAAGATTCGTCCACTGCTTGGAAACTCGGCCGATACGCTTTGGAAAGTTCGCAATCCATTTTGGCTCGCTGACTTGGCCGAGCGGCATCAATTCGCGTTTCCTGAAACGCATCGCGTACACGACCCCAACTACGATCCCGTCAACCCTCGGCGAAGCGAGAAGTGGTTGCTCAAGCCGTTCAAATCTGGCGGAGGCCTGCGGATTGAAACGCTACGGTCACTTCCTGAACTGCCGCGTCGGTTTTACTTGCAGCGAAAACTTTCAGGCAGACCGATGTCGGCAGCCATTCTTTCCACGAAGGCTGGCTGGCAAATCCTGGGACGGTGTCGTCTGGACGTGGGACGTACGTATGGAGTGCCAGGACCGTTCGTGTTTGCAGGAGCCACATTGGTAAGCCATGTCGGTACGTCTGAAATTCGGAAGATGGTCGACGCCATCCATCACGAAGCCAATATGATTGGGCTGTGGGGGATCGACTATATCGAGTCCGATCAGGCAACGCTGTTGGAAGTGAATCCGCGCTGGACAGCATCGATGGCGTTGTTCGATCGCCAACGTGACGATCCATTGATGCGTTATCATGTCGCCGCGTGCGTGGGGGAAACAGTCGAGCGTTTGCCGCGTGGAAGATCAGGTTCCAGCGGTTCACGAATCGTCTACGCAAACCGGCGACTTACGTTCACCACGGCGTTACTTGAAAAGGTGCTCGCCGTATATTCCGATCAGGTTGCGGATATTCCAATGCCAGACACGGTCATCGAAAAAGGGCATCCGATCTGCACGCTCTATGTCGATGGAATTGATGCGGCAGACGTGGAGTCGACGATTTTGAACGAAGCCTCCAGACTGCGATGCCTGCTTTACGAAGATTCCTGA
- a CDS encoding lysophospholipid acyltransferase family protein → MIVANHRSSVDPFFIHLAAKRRVRWFVAREYFSNRLFGWFLRETGAIPTRRGGIDNASVREAARLLNNGIWVGVLPEGRINTTDEFMLPVRPGAALLARRANVPILPVYIDGAPFGKSVISPFFMPANVVITVGELLYPADFDSDKEMIAAATQEIARLAGHVDYQPQLAGRNWKPNPNEPNQESS, encoded by the coding sequence GTGATCGTCGCCAACCATCGCAGCAGCGTCGACCCGTTCTTTATCCACCTGGCAGCCAAACGCCGCGTGCGGTGGTTTGTGGCCCGGGAGTATTTTAGCAACCGGTTGTTCGGCTGGTTCCTTCGCGAGACGGGCGCCATCCCCACCCGACGTGGCGGAATCGACAATGCCTCGGTGCGTGAAGCGGCCCGATTATTGAACAACGGCATCTGGGTTGGTGTTCTTCCGGAAGGTCGAATCAACACTACGGACGAGTTCATGTTGCCGGTCCGACCGGGGGCGGCGTTACTAGCACGCAGGGCTAATGTGCCGATCTTGCCGGTCTATATCGATGGGGCTCCATTCGGCAAAAGCGTGATCAGCCCGTTCTTCATGCCAGCGAACGTAGTCATCACTGTCGGCGAACTTTTATACCCCGCAGACTTTGACTCAGACAAAGAAATGATTGCCGCCGCGACCCAAGAAATTGCCCGACTTGCTGGACACGTCGACTACCAACCGCAACTCGCGGGTCGCAACTGGAAGCCGAACCCTAACGAGCCGAATCAGGAATCTTCGTAA
- a CDS encoding YfcE family phosphodiesterase — protein sequence MQIGIVSDTHGHGTFAQAAAYMLEEFSVEQVLHCGDIGSTGVVQVFSQWPTHYVYGNTDDSREVLQEEIDAVGGKYYGQVADIELDGRRIGMTHGDDKALLTRMIRSEEYDLICFGHTHQVSVRQVGHTWVINPGALYRAVRHTVAIVDLKTMHHEVVQV from the coding sequence GTGCAAATCGGAATTGTCAGCGATACGCACGGCCATGGAACCTTCGCCCAAGCGGCCGCCTACATGCTGGAAGAATTCTCAGTAGAACAAGTTTTGCATTGTGGCGATATCGGGAGTACCGGAGTAGTCCAGGTTTTCTCGCAATGGCCGACGCATTACGTCTACGGAAACACCGACGATAGCCGCGAGGTTTTGCAGGAAGAGATCGATGCCGTCGGTGGGAAGTACTATGGGCAAGTTGCCGACATCGAGCTCGACGGTCGCCGTATCGGTATGACCCATGGAGACGACAAAGCCCTGCTTACGCGCATGATACGCTCGGAAGAATACGACCTGATCTGCTTTGGGCACACACACCAAGTCAGTGTGCGGCAAGTGGGGCATACGTGGGTGATCAATCCGGGGGCATTGTATCGTGCGGTCCGTCACACGGTCGCAATCGTCGATCTAAAGACGATGCATCATGAAGTGGTTCAAGTGTAG
- the rimI gene encoding ribosomal protein S18-alanine N-acetyltransferase has protein sequence MSQVSQRTLPVHIRWMIRRDMQEVLDIESLSFEYAWSEEEFVKCLRERNCIGMVAEHEDRIAGYMIYEILNTRLHLLNLAVAPSMRRFGVGRQMIGKLVSKLTHRRRRQILLEVRETNLEAQKFFRSLDFKAISLLRDFYEDTTEDAYLMQYKQFEPGGYTPVNRIAKLAS, from the coding sequence ATGAGTCAAGTCAGTCAACGAACATTACCTGTTCATATCCGATGGATGATTCGACGGGATATGCAAGAGGTTCTCGATATTGAAAGCCTCAGCTTCGAGTATGCCTGGAGCGAGGAAGAGTTCGTCAAATGCCTTCGCGAACGAAACTGCATCGGCATGGTCGCCGAGCATGAAGATCGCATCGCCGGCTACATGATCTACGAGATCCTCAACACGCGACTTCACCTGTTGAACCTAGCCGTCGCTCCTTCGATGCGTCGCTTTGGTGTCGGCCGTCAGATGATCGGTAAGTTGGTCTCGAAGCTGACCCACCGTCGTCGCCGTCAGATCTTGCTGGAAGTTCGCGAGACGAACCTGGAAGCCCAGAAGTTTTTCCGCAGTCTCGATTTCAAAGCGATCTCGCTGCTACGTGATTTCTACGAAGACACGACCGAAGATGCCTACTTGATGCAGTACAAGCAATTCGAGCCAGGCGGTTACACCCCAGTCAATCGAATTGCCAAGCTGGCCAGCTAG